Genomic DNA from Filimonas effusa:
GTCTTTTATATAGGAGGATAGTTCCAACAAAGCGGAGGCTGTTACTGCGGCTGCAGATGCATCGCGTGGTGCGTTGGGGATAGCGGGATCGTTAAAGTCCCAGAAAGGAATTAAATCATCCGGCAGTTGTTGCAGGTAGACATCGGTTACCTTTTGCGCAAAGTTAAGAAAGACGGGGTCTTTTGTTTCCCTATAGACCATGGTAAAGCCATAGATGGCCCAGCTTTGTCCGCGCGCCCACATGCTGTTATCGGCATATCCCTGGTGGGTAACGGCTTTCAGTTTTTTTCCGGTGAGCGTATCATAGAGTACTACATGATAAGATGTATAGTCGGGTCTGAAATGATTTTTCATGGTGGTGGTGGCGTGTGAGACAGCGATATCGTAGAGTTTTCGCTGACCACCATTTCTGGCGGCCCAGAAAAGCAATTCGAGGTTCATCATGTTATCCATGATGGTGTTGTGCCGGGGCCAATCCATACCTGGTACGGCTCTTGGCCATGACAGGATGGTACCAACTGACGGGTTAAAGAGGGTAGCCAGGGAATCGGCTGCTGCAAGCAATACGGATCTATAACTGCTGTCGCCTGTTAACCTGTAGCCATTGCCAATGCTGCAATAGAGCTGGAAGCCAAGGTCGTGATCGATCACCGGTTCCTTTGTTAACGGTATGAGTACATTGCCTGAAGCTATTGCTGCGTTTTTCCATTTTGCCTCTCCCGAGTATTCGTAGAGATACCAGCAGATACCTGTCCAGAAGCCGCTTGTCCAATCTTTGTAGTTCACCAGTTTCCATGCCTGCTGTCCGTTGGCAATACTTCTTGGGATGCTATCGGGCGCGGGCAGAGTGGCCAGTGTTTTTGTGGCCTGTTGTTTACAATAAGCGAGGGCATCGTTTTTGGCAGGCGCTGCGCATGCTGCTGCCAGGAGAACCGGCAGCAGCGTGATGAACAGCTTTTTCTTCATTATGGTCTTACTCATGAAACTTTAGTTTTTTCTATACCTACTTCGAATACATCAACGTACCGAAGCCCAGCTGATCGAAGCCACCGCTATTGGGGCCGTAGTTGCCGCCGCCGCCTTCGGGCCTTACGGCTTCTGCGAACTTCTGGCTCCAGGTGGCTTTTATGCCTTTGACCTTTGTATAATGGTTATAGATCAATTCCCATGACGGACGAATGGTACCCCGTTGTGCGGCGGAAACAGTGGTATGCTCCGGCGTGAGGGATACCGGGTCGCAGTTTTTATAGGGCGTAAACGGAACTGTTGTTGTGAGGTCGACGTTGTACTTGGCTGTGTATTCGGCAAGCGCCAGGACCTTGTTATTATCGTAGGCGAACAGGTCGACACCTATATTATAGGCCATCTGGCAAAAAGAGCCATAGAGAGAAATATTCAGCGTGGCATGTCCCTGATCGCGGCCTGATTCCTGTCCCTGCCCGAGTTTATCGCCGTTCACGTCGAAGACCTGGATCACTGCGTTATTAATGTTGCCGGTGCCAGCGCCTTTTTTGAAATAGTTGATAGCGTAGTTGATCTTAGACTGGTCGTCGCAAAGGATGCCGATCGCGAGGACGGTGTTCATGTTTGCGATATCCCAGTTGGTCCAGTAGTGTGAACTACAGGTACCACCATGCGTTTCGAGGAAGTTCAGCGCCAAGGGATAAAAGATATTGAGCATCCATTTTTTAAACTTATCGAAGTCGGCTGCGGCCCATCCGGAGTAACCTCTCAATATTTCTGCCGCGTTCGCAAACTGGTAGCCGTAGAGCCCTGATGCGAGCCAGCGATTGGAGTCGCCGTTGATGCTGGTGCAGGTTGCGGCCCAGGCGTTGAGGATGGCGATTGCTTTATTGGCGAAGGCCACATCGCCTGAGAGCTTCCACCTGAGGGCGAGCTGGTATGCCGCAGCGGCATCGCGATAGGCTGCGCCGTAGTTATCGGGATCGGGCTCTTCGCGGGAGCCGCCGCCACGGATGAGTTTTACTACGGGGGCAAAGGCATATGAGGCGTTTGCATAACTGCTGGCTGCAAGTATGGCCCAGCCTTCTTTCCAGGGGGATGCGCCAGCGTCGACCTTTGCTTTCACGAAGGTGAAGTCGGCGTTGGTATGCAGCATACAGGGGTGTTCGAGTTTGAGATTAGAAAGCGTATCTACGCTATCCTCTTCCCATGAGCCGAAGTCGAATTTATGTTTAGTGCATGCGGAGGCCAGCAAGAGCAACAGTGCACCACTGCATAGCGTTTTAAGCAAGAGATTCATTTTAAAATATTTTAACGGTAACAGATCTTATCGGTTGATGTATTCGTTGAGTGCCGCCAGTGAAGGGAATGATTTCACCCAGTATACCTGGTAGATATAGCCTCCGTTTGCGATATCGGTTGCAGACAATACAAAGTCGGCGATTTTCAACTGGAAGGTTGTTAGATTAGTAACACTTGCAGCCGACAACTTTATGGCGCTGGCGCCAAATGTGCCTGCTGAGAGATCGGCATAATGCACCTGTATGCCATCTTTACCTGTTACTGTTGTGAGCTTGTTATTACCATTGAGGAAAGAGCCGTTGTTGGTATCGAAGATAATGTTACCTGTACCTGCGGGCCTGTTGAATTTAAACGCGATGATCGGGAATTTACCGGCATGAAGGGCTGCGCCTCCTGTACGCTGGAAGTCGCCCCTGTATTTGGCTCCGGGCGCCATGGATACTACGAACTTATCATTCTGGATAATGCCGGTAGCGTTGGCGGTTGGCGTTTTCCATGGCGTTGTTGTTCCAGTAAAGACATCGTTGAGCTTTCCTTCTTCTACAGAAACATCGATAAAGTCGGTAACATTGGCAACACCTTCTGCCTTAAGCGTGATACGGGCTGAGCCGCCTGCAAGGCCGGTGATGATTCCGGCTGAAGACACGGATACTACATTGGGATTATCGCTGGACCATTTGAGCTTACCTAATGTGGCATTAGCGGGCAATACGTTGTATTCGAGTTTCAGGATCTGTCCTACTGCCATTGTTTCGGATACAACGGAAGTAATATCTACCGAGGTTGCGAGGACAACTTCTTTTACTTCGAGCGCCATTGATTTAGCAACACCGCTACCATCGATCGCCTTAACCGTGACAGTAACATTTCCTTCGGACAAGCCCGTTACCACGCCTGTGGATGAAACCTTTGCGATGGTTTCATTGCTGCTGCTCCATTGCAGCGTTTTATAGGTGGTGTTGGAAGGGTTGATGGTGGCTTTGATGGCGAGGGTATCACCTTCGTACAAGCTTGTTGCGGGTGCAGTGAGTGTTAGACCGGACATGTAGGTGATCTTGTCTATTACTTCGACTACAATAGCGGCTGTGCGCCAGCTGCCATCGGTTGTTGTTGCGGAGATGGTGGCAATACCTGTTGTCAGCGGATGTACTGTGCCCTGCTGAGAGACCTTTGCCACGGAGCTGTCGCTGGATTTCCAGAGCAGTACTGCGTTGGTAATGGAGTCGGGTAGCAGGCGCACCGTAAGGGTTGTATCTTTTCCGAGGAGCACCGGTAAGGTGTCGGTGGTAATGATGGCTATGGATGCCGCCATTGTTTTTTCTACGGCAGGCGCAGCTGTATCCTGTTTTTTACAGGCGTTGAGCGACACCAGGGTAACCAGCAGCAGGGCGGGTAATACTGCGGCTACTATTTTATGGCAGGCAAGGAATTTATTCTTTTTCATATGCATCTTTTTTAGAGATAAAGCAGTTGTTGTTAGTTACTACCAGTCGGGGTTTTGTTTGAGATTGGGATTCAACGATAACTGATCGGAGGGCAAGGGATAGAGGTAGTTTTTATTTGTCCATTTGCGGCCGGTTTCGATGATGAGGCAACCATCTGCGTTTTTAGGGAAGGTGACATTAGACCATGCTGTCTGGAATTCGGTACCCGTCCATTTGATGCCGAGCATATCCTGCGGCATTTCGGTTTCGGCTGTTTTCCAGCGTTTCAGGTCATCGATGCGGAAGCCTTCGTTGTAGAACTCAACTGTTCTTTCCCTTCTTATTTCGGTACGCATGTCGAGGCCGTTGGCGTTAACGAAAGCGTTGCTTAGTTTGGGCATGGTTGTGTTGATCCTGTTACGGACCAGGTTGAGGGAGAGATCCAGGTCCTGATCGGAGATGGCTCCATCGCGTTCGTAGACGGCTTCGGCATAGTTGAGCAGGACCTCGGCATAACGGATGATGGGGAAGTCGTAGCCTTCGTATTTAGTGGTGAGCGCTCTTTCGGTGGCCCATTTCTGGTTGTGGTAGCCGCTGTTTATCGCTGGGGTAAATGACGTTACTGCCGATGCCAGGTCGGCGGCATCGCCGAGCCAGGTAACTCTGGGACTGGACTCGCGCCAGTATGGTTTACGGCCCTGCATCAAAGTATATCGCATGCGGTTGTCGCGGTTCTGGAATTCGGAAGTCATGGTGCTGTATCCTGCGAAGACAGCCGACTTGTTAACCGGCAGGCCATCGGCGCAGAGGTACATGGTTGCGAACTTGCGTGTTACCATCTGGGCTGCGTTGGCGAAGCAGTTGTGTGTGATGTTCAAACCAATGGGATCGATCACACCATCGTGCCTTGTGGAGAAGATATATTCGGTATTGGAAGATTTCTTCAGGGATGCTGGATTTGATTTTACATCTTCGAGGATAAACAGATATTTCAGTGCGGAGTCTCCGAGTGCAGCCGGTTTAAAGAGGCTATACTGTTTGCTGTTGATAACGCCGAGGCTTGCTTTGGCTGCGATATCGAGCAGCATTGCGGCGCGCGCCGTGTTGTTCCTGAACTTCTGCCATGTACCTTCGAAGAGGGCCACTCTGGAGAGGAAAGCCTGTGCTGTGCCTTTGCTTACCCTGCCGGCATCGGCCTGTGTAATATTACCCTGGAGCGGGAGATCTGGGATGGCAGCGTTGAGATCTTTTATGATGAAGTCGCACACTTCTTCCCTCGAGTTTCTTGCCGCAGTCAACAGCGGGTCGTTGGTTTGCGGGAGGCCTTCCACAATGATGGCGTCGCCGTAGAGCTGCAGCAGTTCGAAATAGATATAGGCCCTGAAGAAACGCGCTTCGGCCGTGTAGACAGCTATTTCGGAGGGGGTGCTGTAGGAGGCTGCTTTAGCGATAAGTTCGTTTACCAGTCGTATTCTTTTATAGGCATCGGTAAAGGTGCCATCGGAGGAAGGGATGGAGTTGGTGCCGTTGCTATAGATATTGGGCGTGGTTGAAGTAAGCAGGTCGGAGCGGGTATCGCTGTGGTAGCCATCGTAGACGGCGGAGCCGAAGTCGCGTGTCCAGGCATAGAACTGGGTGGCGTAGAGTTTAAAGTCGGCAGCGGAATTCCAGTAGTTACCATCGGAGATCTGGTCCTGCGGTTTGAGGTCGAGCATTTTATTACATCCGGCCATAACAGCGGCAGCGATGCCCAAGGCTACAGTTGCGATGACCCTTATATTTTTAAACATTTTCATAATCGTCCATTAAAAGGTTACATTAATACCGCCTGTGATAACCCTGTTGAAAGGGTAACGTTGTGCGGCAGAAACGGTGCGTGTTGCTTCGGGATCCCATCCATCGTTGATATAGGAGTATTCCCATATGTCGGATGCGGCGGCATAGATCCTGAGCCTGGAGATGAACCTGATCTTGCTGAGCACTGCAGCTGGTAGCGTGTAACCCAGTACAATGTTCTTAAGCCTTATATATGCCCCGTTCTCGGCGCTCCAATCGGACGCCTGGTAGTTGTAGTTGTTCACGGCGCTGTTGGTAGAATATTTAGGGAAGAAAGCCGCCCTGTTCTCCGGTGTCCAGTGATTGCCAACGGACTGATCGGTTGTATTGAGATAAACCGAGCGGAAAGGGATACGCCAGTTAACATCGTCGCGGAAAGTGGTTCTTTGACCGGCGCCCTGGAATACGAGCGAGCAATCGAAGCCTTTCCAGTCGGCGCCGATATTAAAGGCATAAGAGATCTGGGGATCATCGGTGCCGAGGTAGACAAGGTCTTTCATGTCGAGGACACCATCGTTGTTCACGTCTTTATACATGTTATCGCCTACACGGATGGCGCTGGACAAACCTATGGCGTTGCCGATATTGTATTTATCGAGATAGTCCTGGCGTTGTTTTTCGGTTTGAATCCTGCCGTCGAGTTTAAGGCCGAAGATGGCGTTGAGCGGGCTTCCTTCCACTGCGCTGTTGAAGCCTTGTTTTACCACGTTGGCGCCGCCGAAGTTCAGGAGTTTGTTTTTAGCGCAGGTGAAGGCACCTCCTACTGTATAGTGCACTTTACCAAGATCGCCGGACCAGTTGAGGGTTGCTTCCCATCCATGTCCTTCGAACTCACCGATATTGGCTTTGGGTGCATTTGCGCCCAGGATGCCGGGATAGGTTTGTGAGAGCAGCATGTTGTTGTTCTTCTTTTTAAACCAATCGACGGAGCCGGTGAGATGATTTT
This window encodes:
- a CDS encoding glycoside hydrolase family 88 protein yields the protein MSKTIMKKKLFITLLPVLLAAACAAPAKNDALAYCKQQATKTLATLPAPDSIPRSIANGQQAWKLVNYKDWTSGFWTGICWYLYEYSGEAKWKNAAIASGNVLIPLTKEPVIDHDLGFQLYCSIGNGYRLTGDSSYRSVLLAAADSLATLFNPSVGTILSWPRAVPGMDWPRHNTIMDNMMNLELLFWAARNGGQRKLYDIAVSHATTTMKNHFRPDYTSYHVVLYDTLTGKKLKAVTHQGYADNSMWARGQSWAIYGFTMVYRETKDPVFLNFAQKVTDVYLQQLPDDLIPFWDFNDPAIPNAPRDASAAAVTASALLELSSYIKDPPKARMYKSKAEQMLASLSAAAYQSRERNNAFLLHSTGHKPNGGEIDASIIYADYYYLEALLRWKKRNN
- a CDS encoding alginate lyase family protein → MNLLLKTLCSGALLLLLASACTKHKFDFGSWEEDSVDTLSNLKLEHPCMLHTNADFTFVKAKVDAGASPWKEGWAILAASSYANASYAFAPVVKLIRGGGSREEPDPDNYGAAYRDAAAAYQLALRWKLSGDVAFANKAIAILNAWAATCTSINGDSNRWLASGLYGYQFANAAEILRGYSGWAAADFDKFKKWMLNIFYPLALNFLETHGGTCSSHYWTNWDIANMNTVLAIGILCDDQSKINYAINYFKKGAGTGNINNAVIQVFDVNGDKLGQGQESGRDQGHATLNISLYGSFCQMAYNIGVDLFAYDNNKVLALAEYTAKYNVDLTTTVPFTPYKNCDPVSLTPEHTTVSAAQRGTIRPSWELIYNHYTKVKGIKATWSQKFAEAVRPEGGGGNYGPNSGGFDQLGFGTLMYSK
- a CDS encoding Ig-like domain-containing protein, whose amino-acid sequence is MKKNKFLACHKIVAAVLPALLLVTLVSLNACKKQDTAAPAVEKTMAASIAIITTDTLPVLLGKDTTLTVRLLPDSITNAVLLWKSSDSSVAKVSQQGTVHPLTTGIATISATTTDGSWRTAAIVVEVIDKITYMSGLTLTAPATSLYEGDTLAIKATINPSNTTYKTLQWSSSNETIAKVSSTGVVTGLSEGNVTVTVKAIDGSGVAKSMALEVKEVVLATSVDITSVVSETMAVGQILKLEYNVLPANATLGKLKWSSDNPNVVSVSSAGIITGLAGGSARITLKAEGVANVTDFIDVSVEEGKLNDVFTGTTTPWKTPTANATGIIQNDKFVVSMAPGAKYRGDFQRTGGAALHAGKFPIIAFKFNRPAGTGNIIFDTNNGSFLNGNNKLTTVTGKDGIQVHYADLSAGTFGASAIKLSAASVTNLTTFQLKIADFVLSATDIANGGYIYQVYWVKSFPSLAALNEYINR
- a CDS encoding RagB/SusD family nutrient uptake outer membrane protein, translated to MKMFKNIRVIATVALGIAAAVMAGCNKMLDLKPQDQISDGNYWNSAADFKLYATQFYAWTRDFGSAVYDGYHSDTRSDLLTSTTPNIYSNGTNSIPSSDGTFTDAYKRIRLVNELIAKAASYSTPSEIAVYTAEARFFRAYIYFELLQLYGDAIIVEGLPQTNDPLLTAARNSREEVCDFIIKDLNAAIPDLPLQGNITQADAGRVSKGTAQAFLSRVALFEGTWQKFRNNTARAAMLLDIAAKASLGVINSKQYSLFKPAALGDSALKYLFILEDVKSNPASLKKSSNTEYIFSTRHDGVIDPIGLNITHNCFANAAQMVTRKFATMYLCADGLPVNKSAVFAGYSTMTSEFQNRDNRMRYTLMQGRKPYWRESSPRVTWLGDAADLASAVTSFTPAINSGYHNQKWATERALTTKYEGYDFPIIRYAEVLLNYAEAVYERDGAISDQDLDLSLNLVRNRINTTMPKLSNAFVNANGLDMRTEIRRERTVEFYNEGFRIDDLKRWKTAETEMPQDMLGIKWTGTEFQTAWSNVTFPKNADGCLIIETGRKWTNKNYLYPLPSDQLSLNPNLKQNPDW